The following is a genomic window from Pseudophryne corroboree isolate aPseCor3 chromosome 3, aPseCor3.hap2, whole genome shotgun sequence.
ttctgttagcaactgggcaaaaccatgtgcactgcaggggaggcagatataacatgtgcagagagagttagatttgggtgtggtgagttcaatctgcaatctaatttgcagtgtaaaaataaagcagacagtattaccctgcacagaaataaaataacccacccaaatctaactctctctgcaaatgttatatctgcctcccctgcagtgcacatggttttgcccagttgctaacagaattcctgctgcgatcaactcagaattaccccctatgtatttaTAATTGtgacttatttttttatttgtacttAACATTTCCCTGTTATGTGCTAAATTTATCTCACAGGGCAGCTGATGAAAGACTCCTTatgggtaggcttaccatactatccctttaaattgattacacaggttctgtgactgattaaaagtaaaaccaggtgaaatgcaggcttgtagtcagccagctacagaacctgtgtagtagtgtcccggtttaaagggatagtatggtaagcctacttatgGGAAACTAACCCAGTGCGTGCACCTCCATGGGTATAACGCCGTTTCTGCTATCTGAGCAAGGCATTTTTCCAAGACCAAACTTTGGTACATAGGGGTCATACCATAGTCCTCACTGATAATTGTGACTGCAGTCTGCAGTGCTAATTTTCCTTTCAGCGACATTTCCTGCATATAGACTGTTAGTGCATTGTGGGAATACAAAAAAACATAAGCAGAAATGTatttaaccctcagtcaggcgcagctggcctgacaggcgccacaaagctgttctcgctcccctctccatcccaagggggcgcaggggcctgtccctcctagtaccttcctatctctaagTGCTGTTCAAAACCCCCTTAGTCAGTTTTCCTGCCGCCTGCGTGGACTGCAGTAGTGACAcccctggcctctcaggcacactacgCCCAAACGCCTCCAGCTTTTGAAGgttcgtttttccttttattttcatctattaattttttattttgctcattttctgaatgaaaatgacaaaggttgtggatactttgcggaaatatgtaggtttgtccagggtggcctctcaggcatactgcgcccaaacttatactcataTAAGTGTTCAACTTTTTTGCTTCACATTTTCTGATGAAATAGCCCGTAAAACCTACAATTTgtctctttgtacgtcctaatgaaggtcactgatcactttaagagcgttagaacTGAGTTAATTAGGTGCGAATGACTATTTTCTAACAGGCGCCTATCAGGCTCACTGCACCTGAACctgggagtcccagaggtgcgctGACGGAGGGTTAAAAAAATGCTTGATAAATAGGCTCCTAAAATACATCACAAATTCACCGGTTTTCGTACCCGGATCCCAGTTTTATGTTTTAGTGCTTCCCAATGATTTTGCTGTAGCCTGTGTCAGAATACTTAGTTTGTGCTAAAGGGAGTAAGAAGAAAAAAATCCAGCTGTGAGAGAGCAGCAGCTGCTTGACCCCGTCTTATCCCCATCTGTGGGGCTGACCCGCGGCAGCCGGTACGGGGACTGGGCTCAGTGATCCTCATGCGTGCACGGTATTCCCCTAACTCCGGGTTCTTCCGCTGTTTCCCCGCCTGGGACTCCCCGTGGTCACACCCTCACTGATTATCCGCCTGTGTCTAATGATGAGCCTGGTGCGGACTGCGGAGACATTAGGCGGCTAATGTGCGTCAGCTGGGAGGGGGTATAAGATGTGGGGAGTCCGCTATGAGGAGCAGAGAGAAGCGGTGGGAATGCAGCACGAGCAGATGATGAACAACCTGGAGGGGAAGGCGGTGTTCCCCTGCACCTACGCGGGCTGCCGGGCGGTCTTCAGGAAGCGGCTACGGTTACAGGAGCATGCTGCTAAGCACGCTGGCCAGGTGACATGCGGCGCTCCCTCTCCTGATGTGGGCAAGTGGGATGTTGTCTGTAATGTGGGGACGCAGATTGCACGCACTACCCGCCTTTGGCGATGCGGTGGGCTGGGCTGTGGAGTCCATGTTCCCTCTAAGGGCTGTAacgcacactccggtttttcccggaaggcaaaaagccggacaaactttgtccggctttttgccatccgggagaaactggcagagtctgtcacacaggacggctttgagccatgtgtgatgctgtgcgcatgcgcagcatcagacacggcttcagaaaaaaccgttgtgtgtgaaagctccccttcacacacatggtttactggctccaaagacggcctggCGGCCGCCCGgctgccggaccttccagtggtgagacccggctgcaacccggcagctgggccgtgcagtgtgaagggaccctagccctcacactgttaactacaatgccggcacgggaaaaagccgtccggcttttttccggccggcaaaagccgggtagtgtgtttcagcacttatGCGTGAACGTGGAGATGTGAGTTCGTGAGAAGTTCTCCTTGGCAgcaaatcagctttgaagtaacatctatcaaatGCATTCAATAATCCGTTGCTACGTATAATTTAATGAATGcatttgataaatgttacttcaaagcagattggctgccatgggcaacttctacacttgctcacttctccacacttttcactacttcatgaataaagTCCTGTCTAATGCATCTTTGCCCATGGTCTGTCCTGCATGTAGATAGGTGCTGCCTGCTCTTGCTGTCAGTGGGTGTTAATGTTGTGTAAGAAGCTTACACAATTGTGGTTGTGGAAGATCTAAATTGTGCAGCACAGCCTTATAGcttgtacacactggctgatatgtcTGATGGATGCCCTGGGGGGTGAGGGGTGGTAGTGAAatgcaacaaagacccttgcgagtttgctgcgcttgccacaagttgtattcccactctgtagatgtcgtggatacccatagtgggaatagtccctattagttggcatgctgactgtgcTGTCTGGCATCTGTATAGTAACTGGCGGTTGCATGACTACATCCCTTGTAAGCTACAACAAGTCCTAAAAGACCAACAACTTTATTCTAAAGTGGACATTGATCAAAGCTTGGAGGGAGACAAAATTGTGAGATGGGGTCTGTGAAAAATGAATTGTTACACTGCATCGGTTCAATGCGATATATAACTgccataagtagcaattcatgtatattcCCCCTTCTGGCGATGCAGTGAGGTCTTTAGGTGGTCTCCTTTGCGATGCATGGAGTCAGCTGGTGGGTTCTTCTGTGAATATGCTGCCAGCTAACCTCCTTGGAGGCAGTGGGGACTGATGGGAGGTGATGGGGTGGAGCTAGCATGGGAGAATAAGACTTTAATTTGACAATTGagtattttataaaaaataaaaaaaaaatacatttatgaaCAGTGAGCACTGTAtgagtggattttttttttagtgtttttgtgcTATTTTATAGGGTTTagtgcctttttttttatttttctcccatCCAGCTGCATAATTGTTTTTGCGCCTTGAACGTTTGTGATCCATTTGTGTATaaaagagcagggaagcattgagcttccctgtggTTACTGCACTGATGTTCAGGTCTGCCATCCTGAGattgcgaacctgaactccatgaatTGCACTTGCCATACTAAAGTATGGTTATGCAATTCAGCCACAGAGGGGGTACTGCTGGAGAAGTGAGGAGCTACACCACGGTAACCTGCTCTGTGAATAGCACGAAGCGGAGAAAAGCCCTGGTTTCCACAAAACGGGGCTTTTATCTACTTTGTGAATAGACTTCAAGGTACCAACctttcagctcctaactcatttttcaaacacagcttctaACATCTAAGGCAGAAGCTGACTGGTTtgtactttatttatttttatttttattatgggaTGTGAAAATATAGACCCAATCTGCACTGCAATAATTgactacatcgcatggatgtatcaaataTTGTGTGTAGGGACAGTGTGTGAGAAAGATCTGACCCTGTGATGCCACTCCACAGCATTGAAGTATTAATTTTGTAAAATACCCACAGTATGTGCTGTGAATGCACCGCTGTGCAGACTCCCCCTCGGAAACTgctgatcatacttgcctacccaggAGTAGGTGGTCCGAGCTTCTGGAGGGCTGCCCATCATCTGGGCTCCCTGCTGCAGTGACCTCTGGTGCTGCACTAGAGAGCCCAGATGACTGGCATCCCGCACTGATCACAGTTCCTGGGTAGTTTGTTTATTCTCCTGATTAGCTTGTGTCCATCGGATATAGTAGCTAATAACACTGCCagttccctgcacagctttctttgGGGCAAAGTACAGGATCCACAGTGAGCCCTCTAACGCCAGCTGAAGCTGGCATAATTCTCAGAGGGCTTACTGcagttaaaatatttatttttctattCCTCTTCCCCACCCCATAAATTtggtcagatcacatttcccattataaatgtgggaaatgtgatctggttacTTAAGAGTGAATTAAAGTTTAGCGCATCCAAAatccctttaatacattcaagtgatactAAAATGTGAATACCTTTTTCCCATTTTAGTTAATATGCATGCAAATGTTTAATTTCCCTGCACAACTACTTTTTGTTCTATTTTGCTGCcaggtgtgtatatacagtgtgtgtgtgtgtgtgtgtgtgtgtgtgtgtgtgtgtgtgtgtgtacagatatAGATCTagtttatttatatttattgtattttgtttattttgaGTTTTTAATCTAACAAAGGTGAGGCTAAGAATCTTGGGATCAtggtgggtcccccccccccccccccatcaattaATTGGTCATATTCCTTGCATGAGTGATCATATCTGTGAGTGATAACGGAATACTAACATTATTTGTAATATTGCCTCTAAATGACCTTATGTTGACACAGAAACCATGGCACTGTGACAAACCAGGCTGTGGCAAGTCATTTACCCGAATATCACACCTTCAGAGACACAAGCAGATTCACATGGGTGTGAAGAAATATAGGTGAGTTGCTCTATGCAATGCCCCATTGGTTGTGGGTCTTGTCTAATGTGACCTGATAGTATTTTCTGTTTCCAGCTGTCCAGCTACTGGCTGCAGGGCTGCTTTTGTGAGGATGAAGACTTTAAAACGTCACCAAAAGTACAAACATGGAGCAGTAGCACCACTGAAGGTAAGGTTAAAGTGGCTAACACCTGAATGATAACCTTTTTCATTGGTTAACAAATgtgctcctcctccttctcctccttctccttctcattATTTACAGTCTCTTATGTAGCGCAGcacattccattgcgctttacaatttgaaacggtgataagacaaactgggttatGACAGTCAGAGGTGGGAAGGCCTTGCTTACAATCTATATGCAACTTCACAAATGTATTCTGAATTGGGCTTTGTGCCTTTGAAAGCTTCTACTTATTTTAGCTACTTAACCAAAAGTATTTGGTGTGTTAAGGGTACAAACAATCCCTGAATGCTGGGATACGGAGCATACATGATCAGCATTTTTAAATCTGAGTAAGGTTCACTCTGAATACTGTTTCAGGCTAATATTGATTAGATGACTGGCTTTGTACTTGGCCAACTGAAACAGTCATCTGCTGGGAAAGTACTATGCATGCTGAATAGTAATTTGCTAAACAGACCCATGTATGCTTGGTGtgattacatttatttttatttttttgccaaatgCTTTCCCACAGATGACTCCCAAAAAGAAGCAAATGTTAACTcctcctctctttttttttttttttttttttttttgtcctcctAGTGCTCTGTACCAGGATGCTCCCAAACCTTTCAAAAGAAGAGTGCTTTAAAATGCCATGTGTCTGAGCACACTGGAGTGCCCCAGCTTGTGTGAGTACAGACCCCAAGAAATAAGTGAACTGAATCACTCGATCAAGCCTTTGAGCAAATTTCTAGCCATTTAAAGATTATCACCCTAATTTAATATTAGACTTGTTTATTTCTGGTTTACGATAGAACAAACTACATGGCAGTTACAAATGGCCAAAAGAGGATGTGTGTAGTCTGTTTATAAAGTACTTTAGTTATTGAGGTTCTGTAACATCTCATCTGCATAATCCGCTCTCATTCTACATCTAACATGGGTAACACCTCTCTCCATCTCTGGTTAGTATGGTGGCAGTTCACATGCATTTGTCTTTGGTTTTTGTTCTTTAAACCTCCCTTATCTCCACTTCCAACAGAGCTGCTGCTCGCCCCCTGCAACACTGGCTTTTCCAGTAGTATCACTCTCTCTGCAGTGGCTGAGGAGCGCTTGCAGGTGGAATTAAGATTTCAATGAAACATATGCCTTGTGTATAAAATGGACCCATCCCAAACTTTTGTTAtacaaggatatccaggggtaatcCTACTCCATTGACAAGGGAATAGTGCCGTAAGTATATATGGAGTGTTTAAATGTAACAAAGGGGGTATTAAAGTAAGGAGATATAAAACTCTAACCAATCACCACTTAACTGTCAAACACAGCCTCTAATTTGAGTTAGACGCTGGCTGGTTAGTGTTATATCTATGCTTTGATAAATTCCACCCTTGTATAAAGCAGTGGTACTCCACTCCAGTCCTTGAGTACCACCGACAGACTGTATTGTGAAGGTCTAACTCGCCTGTACATGATTGATCTAATCTGCTGGGTTAACAATTCCCACCCCCTTCCACAGCCAGGAATTCTCAGCACGACCTGTTGAATTCTTgagtgagaaccactggtgtaaagtGTGGACTTGATCCTTGTGCTCAGGATGCATCTTCAGTATAATACAAATTCTacactaaagtttttttttttttttttcttcgttcAACTGAAGCCAAAGTGCTGTATCCCAAAAGGCACCCCCTGTCAGACTAATTACAGTGACACACtacttaattggtgtgtggttttgtTTTTAGTGAATCACTCCAGCCCTTGTGCCAGTTTTGTTAACTTGATAAAGGAAAACTGTTAATATTTATTAGCTGCCTTTTCAGAATAAATGGGATAAATCTGTGCCATCCACAAGCACAGTGTAAAATATTCTTGCTATGCAGATATTTACATACAACTATATTATACACATTGTATTCATAGCAGTCTGTTGGTGAACTGAAGTAGAAGTACGGTCTGTCCCTGAAGGAAGTGTGCACACTTCAGACCCACTGGATCTACTCCCTTATGCTGCCAGTCACTGCTTTACTCAAGTCATGCAAGATGATGCTTCTTGTGTCCATACTTCCATGGGCAGCTGCTCTCTAACGCACCCGCCAAGCTACAGTGGAGGACCAGAGGCAGGGAAATACTGCCCACAGGATCCTAAGtgtaggcagggccagattaacaatggggcatatggagctccaggccccagataaataggcccatcaccatgacagctgGATGATTAACTGTACAGCTGGTCACATGGTTGCCATAAATTATGGTTTGAATTTCCTCACAAAGTGATTGCTGTTCTACTTTTAcgtattttgggagacattggggcttctAGTGTAGGGAATGTACATGCCCATATGTCACTGGCTACACCTCCTCACAaatggcccttgatcattttcagcctcaATGGCAATCGTGCTTAGCTGAGAATTGGTCCATCCCAATGGTGTGGCACCCATGTAGATGCACTGGATGAACAGCCCCTGAGCCAGCTGTGATGTAGCCATTTTATTTCTCATGCTTTttgaaagggtggtcttcaggttgctggggTCCCAGCGAccaccataccagcgccggaatcctgactgccagcatacagacatcttttctccctcttgggggtaaacaacccccctggagggagaataggtaGCATAgcaaggggatcatttgcactcgcccagctgtctgtataccggcggtctggattccggcgccagtatgctggttgccgggaccccgaccactggcaaaccatactacacccacttgAAAGGTGACTAAGTCTCAACAGTTTGCCATCCTGAAACACTATTCTGCTTCTTGGTTGCCTCTTTATTCCTCATCGAAGGGTGTTTATGTGCGCAGCGGTCTTATCCCTCCATTCTGTGGCCTTCAGGTGTGATCATGCAGGCTGTGAATGGAAACCTCACTCTGGTGCCAGTCTTGCAGCCCACCGTCGCCGCCATGCAGGTGAGTGACAACATTGCTATTTGGTTTTATTGAGCGAGGACTAGCTTGGTAGGACTGGTCTGTAGTCTATTGTATGTTGCAGGATACCGCTGCCCTTTCCAAGGATGCCAAACTACATTTCCAACGTGGACGGCTTTGCAGAAACATCGTAACAAGCATCCATGTAAGTATCGCAATTAAAATGGAAAATATGCACACTTTTATTTTCCCATTGCTACTATAGAAATGAGCGGATTCTGCACTGAACTTCATCTGGCCATATAGTTTATTCTGATCGTATTGTGAACCAAAACTTGTGTTTCTTTTGTAAAGTATGATGCATAGAACATTTATTTGTGTTAATCATCTTTGCCAATCTGCAAAATGTGCTTCAGTAAACCACTTCAGTTTTCAAAAATGTCTTGACACCTGTTATCTCCTCCAAATGGTGGGTCATGATTGAGATCCTTCTGGCTAGAACACGTTTCAGTTCAGTGCCCTGTGCTGCAGTTTCCTTTTAAGAGCGCTGCGTGAGGGTTTTTATACAGGCCATTAATTTTAAGCTCCTGATTCATATAAAGCACTATATAACCTGAGCTCATTTTAGTCTTAATTTGCTATAAATATTCTAACCCCACCCTTGCCCTCCATTCAAATAGTGGATCTCCAGTGTACAAAGTGTAAGAAGCCATTTAAAAAACGGAGCACTCTGTGGAGACACAAAGCAACCCATGTGGAAAGACGTATCTCCTTGACCTGTCCCCGAGAAGACTGTCGGCAAACCTTTACCACCATCTTCAACCTGACGCACCACATACGGAAGATCCACCTGTGCTTGCAGACCTACCATTGTTACCATGCTGGCTGCAGTCGCACTTTTTCTATGAGGGTATGTATTCAAATACTTGGGCAATATAACAGCTGGAATGGTAGAAACTTACTTTACTACTTTTtgttcttttccctttttatttaggAAAGTCTGATACGACATCTTGTTGTTCATGACCCTGATAAGAAAAAGCTGAAGGTAAGTATGCAAAGTGAATGACCATTGCTTATTTAACTAGCAATAAGTGCTATGCTCACTAAGGATTGATGTAGAGTAGTAGGCAAATCCCTTTGTAGGGCACGTCTTGTGTGTTCTAGCTCTGCACATTCTCCAGAAGAAAATGTATGTAATTATGGTTAATACAAGTGGAGATAAACACTGCTTTGTAACTGCATGAAAACCAGCCCTTCAGTTGCATCAACAGTCCCTCCCTGAATGCATAAGTATGAAATACCTGCTCTCAATACCAAAGGTGACCTAGAACAGATGGCCATAAAGTCTCAGTTCTGGACTGCTAATTCTAGTAAACCTTTACTTGATTAGTTAATGTTACATGATTGGGAATCTAGACCTTTAACACTTGTTACTACTTGGAATGATGTCGGACTAAAATATTTACTATCTCATTTCTATCTCGCTACGATCTCCTTTCTTGTTGGTTTCATTTTGCTCACCACTTACAATATGCATTAACTTTCAACAGCTTCGGTTCAATCCAAGATCCACAAAGAAGAATTTGAGAAGAGCCCCTCGTCCACAACCCTCCTTAGAGCAGGACCTTAGCCGGCTTTTCAATCAGAAACTTATATTCCGCTACAAGGCGCAGTTGGAGAGCAACCTCTCCAGCCTCTTTAATGAACGAAAGTTCCGCGTACCTGCTCTGCCAGAAGCAAACCTAAGCAGCCTCTTCCAGCAACTTCCTCTGGGTGCCAGGGCAGAGAAAACTGCCTGAAGCTGACAAGGCAAAGGAGGCCATAGTCTGTACCTTTGCTTTAGGTGACTGATCAGTTGCCACACTTGTGTTCTGTTGAGGCCTGTAATGGATATCatttttcccccccccccccagccttttAATTGACTGGGGGGATGCAGCCCAGCTTAATGATGCATATATTTTGTGAAGTGTTAATACAGAGTATTTATAATTTTGTGAAATGGGAAGTTCATTTAAGATGATAGTTCTGGGCAGTAACTATTTAAAATGTTTTAAgcaaaaatgcttttttttttttttttttttccccccccccaTTTCATACGGCATAGCTAGAAAATATTGCTGTGCTTGTGAAGACAAATTTAATTCTGTGTGTACTTGTAAAATTCCACTAGGTGGCACTCATCTCTGTCTTAAGAGAAAACGTTTGTCTGTCGAATGCTTACACTAGCACAATTAACATTCAGCAGCTGATTAATATCTGTATTCCTATTAACTATTaaggtttgttttagaataaatataaaATTTAGTATTAGCACCGTGAGACATTCTTGTATAAAGTATTTGTCGAATGCTGGTGTTAAACAATACAAATGTGTTATGGCATTGGGTTAATCTCCACTTGCTTTTATAAACTCCTGAATTCTATGGTGaaagcaaacttttttttttttttttctgcccatATCTAGACTACCACAATCCCATAGCTCGTTCTGATGTCTTGTGTAATATGCATGGATGAATACCTGCATCTTGTGCTAATGTTTGCAAATAAATCTGAGGAATGATTGTACTGTGCCTATATTTTGCCCTTGCCATAATTTCTTTATGCAAGCTTCAGTATTTTATAGAAAAGTGGCAGTGATGCACAAGTTTAAATGAACTTTACTTTCCTGTTTTGACGAATTTCATAAGAGGTAGGGTGTTTGCGGGTCCCCCCCGTGTCTCCCCATTATAAGTCTCCTATAATAGATATACCGTATAATAAGCCTTGCCTATACACAACTGAATCAAGACCAAACTCTGGTTTAAATAGATTGACTTTAGGGGTACAATGCTCTAGTCGGGCACCAGATTTAACGGAAGGGTAGGTGTCAAACCCCACACACCCAGTCTTTCCTGTACACTGGAGGGAGGAAccctgctgaaatctggtgtccataaaGAAAAGTGTTCTGACTACAGTATTTCTAGATTACCAGCAATACCG
Proteins encoded in this region:
- the LOC135055532 gene encoding P43 5S RNA-binding protein-like; translation: MWGVRYEEQREAVGMQHEQMMNNLEGKAVFPCTYAGCRAVFRKRLRLQEHAAKHAGQKPWHCDKPGCGKSFTRISHLQRHKQIHMGVKKYSCPATGCRAAFVRMKTLKRHQKYKHGAVAPLKCSVPGCSQTFQKKSALKCHVSEHTGVPQLVCDHAGCEWKPHSGASLAAHRRRHAGYRCPFQGCQTTFPTWTALQKHRNKHPLDLQCTKCKKPFKKRSTLWRHKATHVERRISLTCPREDCRQTFTTIFNLTHHIRKIHLCLQTYHCYHAGCSRTFSMRESLIRHLVVHDPDKKKLKLRFNPRSTKKNLRRAPRPQPSLEQDLSRLFNQKLIFRYKAQLESNLSSLFNERKFRVPALPEANLSSLFQQLPLGARAEKTA